A genomic window from Labeo rohita strain BAU-BD-2019 chromosome 6, IGBB_LRoh.1.0, whole genome shotgun sequence includes:
- the LOC127166884 gene encoding caveolin-2-like → MSHLGASDFISYWEDALRSCSQCVRRKPLGQSHKHTHKLLHTMDQGAPLKDISIDIEISEEEEEVSSLLEQHEIYPNDTPGVREAQTKGQDSLAAHSITKALIKDRDPKGINKCLKVTFEDVIAEPASVRSFDKVWLWSHALFEVSRLWFYRIVSLLLAVPVALAAGLLFAVLSCLHIWLIVPSVQLLVINLHWIKVVWHNVLDIVISPFFRSFGKCCGFIRISLDRY, encoded by the exons ATGTCCCATCTTGGTGCAAGTGATTTCATCTCTTATTGGGAAGATGCTTTGCGATCTTGTTCTCAGTGTGTCCGCAGGAAGCCTTTAGGacaatcacacaaacacacacacaaactgctGCACACAATGGACCAGGGAGCACCTCTGAAGGACATCTCAATAGACATAGAGATaagtgaggaggaggaggaggtgtcTTCACTCTTGGAGCAGCATGAAATTTATCCAAATGATACTCCTGGTGTTAGAGAGGCGCAAACAAAAGGACAGGATTCATTGGCTGCTCACAGTATCACAAAGGCTCTCATCAAGGACAGGGACCCAAAGGGAATCAACAAGTGTCTTAAG GTGACCTTTGAGGATGTGATAGCGGAGCCGGCTTCAGTGAGGAGCTTCGATAAGGTGTGGCTGTGGAGTCACGCTCTGTTTGAGGTGTCCCGACTGTGGTTTTACCGCATCGTTTCCCTGCTGCTCGCGGTGCCAGTGGCTCTGGCTGCAGGCCTTCTCTTTGCTGTCCTCAGCTGTCTACATATTTG GCTGATAGTTCCCAGCGTGCAGCTCTTGGTCATAAACCTGCACTGGATAAAGGTGGTCTGGCATAATGTGCTGGATATTGTAATCTCTCCCTTCTTCAGAAGTTTTGGAAAGTGCTGTGGATTCATCAGAATAAGTTTGGACAgatattaa